A portion of the Blastochloris tepida genome contains these proteins:
- the aceB gene encoding malate synthase A: MATKAKKSRKKVSASDTDLAAAPGKAKTTAKTKTTAKTKTTAKAKTTAKAKTTAKAKTTAKTRTPAKTKASAKAEAPAKTKTPGKGKVRAAKSAAAADSNSSAKSSRAKTSATSAGKATTKAAAKTGAKAPAKAPAKGVGKSAGKSAKPAKATAKTVKSAKSIAKSTAKSAAKTSAKTAKANTARAKTTKPKTAESKAPVKAKAPAKAKAAANVKAAGKAAAKAKTKAKAAAKTTKAKTTKAESAKTESAKAKTTKAKTAKTPAKAAAKTASKAVAVKQAGKPAAGKAAAKGKAAKAAKPKTVKATKAKTTTAKTTTAKTTAAKTKATKTTRAKAAAPVTAPALPASRPAPRAGRTSPVARRAASAARRTSLAARPIPPKPAGEEQPATAKTPKAKPPKASVPAVRPTPLPPAPRRAPALPTVRRAAPPPMVVETKAKADSKTEPKTESKTAPKAPAKGAPKGTAKGTAKRAAKAAAPQPDIGLAPAEGIAVLGKSIARSDEILTPEALDFVAALHRRFEPRRRDLLKARAERQKRFDAGELPDFLPETRHVREHPWKVAPIPHDLLDRRVEITGPTDRKTVINALNSGAKVFMADFEDATSPTWANLIDGQINLKDRWHADGLDWTDPATGKRYVLGDHPAVLMVRPRGLHLVERHVEIDGAPVAGSLFDFALYAFHNAAAALAKGSGPYFYLPKLESHIEARWWNDVFLHTESALGLHRGTIKATVLIETLPAAFEMHEILHELKDHVAGLNCGRWDYIFSFIKTLAKNHGYILPDRSQVVMGKAFLKAYSHLLIQTCHMRGAFAMGGMAAQIPNRSDPDRNAAALAKVRADKEREVGDGHDGTWVAHPDLVPVAMEVFDRLMPGRNQLDELREDVDVGQAQLLDVPQGTRTEAGFRENIRVGVRYIEAWLGGKGAVPIYDLMEDAATAEIARAQIWQWLKYGAKLEDGTQLTPALFEKALHEESERIRSEVGHDAFEYGRFAEAIALFHKLSLAAEFEEFLTIPAYALID; encoded by the coding sequence ATGGCGACGAAGGCGAAGAAATCCAGGAAGAAGGTTTCGGCCAGCGATACGGACCTCGCAGCGGCGCCGGGGAAGGCCAAGACAACGGCCAAGACCAAGACAACGGCCAAGACCAAGACAACGGCCAAGGCCAAGACAACGGCCAAGGCCAAGACAACGGCCAAGGCCAAGACAACTGCCAAGACCAGGACGCCCGCGAAGACCAAGGCGTCTGCGAAGGCCGAGGCGCCTGCCAAGACCAAGACGCCCGGAAAGGGCAAGGTCCGCGCCGCCAAATCCGCTGCGGCGGCTGATTCCAACTCCTCCGCGAAATCGTCGCGCGCAAAGACGTCGGCGACATCCGCCGGCAAGGCCACGACCAAGGCCGCCGCGAAGACCGGTGCCAAGGCGCCTGCCAAAGCACCTGCCAAGGGCGTGGGCAAGAGCGCCGGCAAGTCCGCGAAGCCGGCGAAGGCGACCGCCAAGACCGTCAAGTCGGCCAAGTCCATTGCCAAGTCCACTGCCAAATCCGCCGCCAAGACGAGCGCCAAGACGGCCAAGGCCAACACGGCCAGAGCCAAGACCACGAAGCCGAAGACGGCGGAATCCAAGGCGCCCGTGAAGGCCAAGGCACCTGCGAAGGCCAAGGCGGCGGCGAACGTGAAGGCGGCCGGAAAGGCTGCGGCCAAGGCCAAGACCAAAGCCAAGGCAGCGGCCAAGACCACAAAGGCCAAGACCACAAAGGCCGAGAGCGCCAAGACCGAGAGCGCCAAGGCCAAGACGACAAAGGCCAAGACTGCCAAGACCCCCGCCAAGGCGGCAGCGAAGACCGCGTCGAAGGCGGTGGCGGTCAAGCAGGCCGGGAAGCCGGCCGCGGGCAAGGCGGCAGCCAAGGGCAAGGCGGCGAAGGCCGCCAAACCCAAGACCGTCAAAGCCACGAAGGCCAAGACGACGACAGCCAAGACGACGACTGCGAAGACGACGGCCGCCAAGACCAAGGCCACCAAGACCACCAGGGCGAAGGCTGCCGCCCCGGTGACGGCGCCGGCCCTGCCGGCCAGCCGTCCGGCGCCGCGCGCCGGCCGCACCTCGCCGGTTGCGCGGCGGGCCGCTTCGGCCGCACGGCGGACCAGCCTTGCCGCGCGCCCGATTCCGCCCAAGCCGGCGGGCGAGGAGCAGCCGGCGACCGCCAAGACGCCCAAGGCCAAGCCGCCCAAGGCCTCGGTGCCGGCCGTGCGCCCGACACCGCTGCCGCCGGCGCCGCGCCGCGCCCCGGCGCTGCCCACGGTGCGCCGCGCCGCGCCGCCGCCGATGGTGGTCGAGACCAAGGCGAAAGCCGATTCCAAGACCGAACCCAAGACCGAATCTAAGACCGCGCCGAAAGCTCCCGCCAAAGGCGCGCCGAAGGGCACCGCGAAAGGCACCGCGAAGCGTGCGGCGAAGGCCGCCGCGCCGCAGCCGGACATCGGCCTCGCGCCGGCGGAAGGCATCGCCGTGCTCGGCAAGTCGATCGCCCGCTCGGACGAGATCCTGACGCCGGAGGCGCTCGATTTCGTCGCCGCGCTGCATCGCCGGTTCGAGCCGCGCCGCCGCGATCTCCTCAAGGCCCGCGCCGAGCGTCAGAAGCGCTTCGATGCCGGCGAGCTGCCCGACTTCCTGCCCGAGACCCGGCACGTGCGCGAGCACCCGTGGAAGGTGGCGCCGATCCCGCACGATCTGCTCGACCGCCGGGTCGAGATTACCGGCCCCACCGACCGCAAGACGGTCATCAACGCCCTCAATTCCGGGGCGAAGGTGTTCATGGCCGATTTCGAGGATGCCACCTCGCCGACCTGGGCCAATCTCATCGACGGCCAGATCAACCTCAAGGACCGCTGGCACGCCGACGGGCTCGACTGGACCGACCCCGCGACCGGCAAGCGCTATGTGCTCGGCGACCATCCGGCGGTGCTGATGGTGCGCCCGCGCGGGCTGCATCTCGTCGAGCGTCACGTCGAGATCGACGGGGCGCCGGTGGCGGGCAGCCTGTTCGATTTCGCCCTCTACGCCTTCCACAATGCCGCGGCCGCGCTGGCCAAGGGCTCGGGGCCGTATTTCTATCTGCCGAAGCTCGAAAGCCACATCGAGGCGCGGTGGTGGAACGACGTGTTCCTGCACACCGAGTCCGCGCTCGGCCTGCATCGCGGCACCATCAAGGCGACCGTGCTGATCGAGACGCTGCCGGCGGCGTTCGAGATGCACGAGATTCTGCACGAGCTGAAGGACCACGTCGCCGGCCTGAATTGCGGGCGGTGGGACTACATCTTCTCCTTCATCAAGACGCTCGCCAAGAACCACGGCTACATCCTGCCCGACCGCAGCCAGGTGGTGATGGGCAAGGCGTTCCTGAAGGCCTATTCGCACCTCCTGATCCAGACCTGCCACATGCGCGGCGCGTTCGCGATGGGCGGCATGGCGGCGCAGATCCCCAATCGCAGCGATCCCGACAGGAATGCCGCGGCGCTGGCCAAGGTGCGCGCCGACAAGGAGCGCGAGGTCGGCGACGGCCATGACGGCACCTGGGTCGCCCACCCCGATCTGGTGCCGGTGGCGATGGAGGTGTTCGACCGGCTGATGCCGGGCAGGAACCAGCTCGATGAGCTGCGCGAGGATGTCGATGTCGGGCAGGCCCAGCTTCTCGATGTGCCGCAGGGCACGCGCACCGAGGCGGGCTTCCGCGAGAACATCCGCGTCGGCGTTCGCTACATCGAGGCGTGGCTCGGCGGCAAAGGCGCCGTGCCGATCTACGACCTGATGGAGGATGCCGCCACCGCCGAGATCGCCCGCGCCCAGATCTGGCAGTGGCTGAAATACGGCGCCAAGCTGGAGGACGGCACGCAGCTCACGCCCGCTCTGTTCGAGAAGGCGCTGCACGAGGAGAGCGAGCGCATCCGCAGCGAGGTCGGCCATGACGCGTTCGAATACGGCCGCTTCGCCGAGGCGATCGCGCTGTTCCACAAGCTGTCGCTGGCGGCGGAGTTCGAGGAGTTCCTCACCATCCCCGCCTATGCGCTGATCGATTGA
- a CDS encoding AMP-binding protein, translating to MRLKDLGIWQTWSWAEALDEVRAFSLGLQALGLRQHEKIAIVGRNRPRLYWAMCAAQALGAVPVPVYADSVADEMAYVLEHAEARFAMAQDQEQVDKLLSIADRLPNLTLTIYDEPRGLRDYDPARLKSFEDVQAQGRAVLAGAPDIGEAWEQAIGRGTGRDLAVILYTSGTTGRPKGVMLSFDNVIRSARNGNAFDRLDETEDVIAYLPLAWVGDHIFSYAQSFTAGFCVNCPESEATVTDDRREIAPTFFFAPPRVFETLLTMIMVRMEDAGVLKRKMFNAFIAHARRWGEKMLNGESVPLSARMIYWLGEFLVYGPLKNRLGMTRLKVGYTAGEAIGPEIFRFYRSLGINLKQLYGQTEASVYVTAQPDGEIRAETVGRPSPEVEIMIAESGEVLYRSPGVFLGYYKEPDKTAETKTADGWVHSGDAGFIEATGHLRIIDRAKDVGKLASGALFAPKYIENKLKFYPTIKEAVAIGQDRDFVTVMLNIDLVAVGSWAERNAIVYASYQELAGHRLVYDMIAEHVDEVNRSLSEEPMMAGGQIKRFLVLHKELDADDGELTRTQKVRRGFIAERYAPLVEALYSGAELCDITTEVTFEDGRKGSISARVAIRDSKTYPPKAEAAAARMMEHAA from the coding sequence ATGCGTCTGAAGGATCTCGGGATCTGGCAGACCTGGAGCTGGGCCGAAGCACTCGATGAAGTCCGGGCGTTCTCGCTCGGGCTTCAGGCGCTCGGTTTGCGCCAACACGAGAAGATCGCCATCGTCGGCCGCAACCGGCCGCGGCTCTATTGGGCGATGTGCGCGGCCCAGGCCTTGGGCGCGGTGCCGGTGCCGGTCTATGCCGACTCGGTGGCCGACGAGATGGCCTATGTGCTGGAGCACGCCGAGGCGCGCTTCGCCATGGCGCAGGACCAGGAGCAGGTCGACAAGCTGCTCTCCATCGCCGACCGGCTGCCCAATCTCACGCTCACCATCTATGACGAGCCGCGCGGCTTGCGCGACTACGATCCGGCGCGGCTCAAATCCTTCGAGGACGTGCAGGCGCAAGGCCGTGCCGTGCTGGCCGGCGCGCCCGACATCGGCGAGGCGTGGGAGCAGGCGATCGGCCGCGGCACCGGCCGCGACCTCGCGGTGATCCTCTACACCTCCGGCACCACCGGCCGGCCAAAGGGCGTGATGCTGTCGTTCGACAATGTCATCCGCTCGGCCCGCAACGGCAATGCGTTCGACCGGCTCGACGAGACCGAGGACGTGATCGCCTATCTGCCGCTGGCCTGGGTCGGCGACCACATTTTTTCTTATGCGCAGTCGTTCACCGCCGGCTTCTGCGTCAATTGTCCGGAGTCGGAAGCCACCGTCACCGACGACCGCCGCGAGATCGCGCCGACCTTCTTCTTCGCGCCGCCGCGCGTGTTCGAGACGCTGCTCACCATGATCATGGTGCGCATGGAGGATGCCGGCGTCCTCAAGCGCAAGATGTTCAACGCCTTCATCGCCCACGCCCGGCGCTGGGGCGAGAAGATGCTGAACGGCGAGAGCGTGCCGCTGTCGGCCCGCATGATCTATTGGCTCGGCGAATTCCTGGTCTACGGCCCGCTCAAGAACCGGCTCGGCATGACGCGGCTCAAGGTCGGCTACACCGCGGGCGAGGCGATCGGCCCGGAGATCTTCCGCTTCTACCGCTCGCTCGGCATCAATCTGAAGCAGCTCTACGGCCAGACCGAAGCCTCGGTCTACGTCACCGCCCAGCCCGACGGCGAGATCCGCGCCGAGACGGTGGGCCGTCCCTCGCCCGAGGTCGAGATCATGATCGCCGAGTCGGGGGAGGTACTCTACCGCTCGCCCGGCGTGTTCCTCGGCTACTACAAGGAACCCGACAAGACCGCCGAGACCAAGACCGCGGACGGCTGGGTGCATTCGGGCGACGCTGGCTTCATCGAGGCCACCGGCCATCTGCGCATCATCGACCGCGCCAAGGATGTCGGCAAGCTCGCCTCGGGCGCGCTGTTCGCGCCGAAATACATCGAGAACAAGCTGAAATTCTATCCCACCATCAAGGAAGCGGTGGCGATCGGCCAGGACCGCGACTTCGTCACCGTGATGCTCAATATCGATCTCGTGGCGGTGGGAAGCTGGGCCGAGCGCAACGCAATCGTCTACGCCTCCTATCAGGAGCTCGCCGGCCACCGGCTGGTCTATGACATGATCGCCGAGCACGTCGACGAGGTGAACCGCTCGCTCAGCGAAGAGCCGATGATGGCGGGCGGCCAGATCAAGCGCTTCCTGGTGCTGCACAAGGAGCTCGACGCCGACGACGGCGAACTGACCCGCACCCAGAAGGTCCGCCGCGGCTTCATCGCCGAGCGCTATGCGCCGCTGGTCGAGGCGCTCTATTCCGGCGCCGAATTGTGCGACATCACCACCGAGGTGACGTTCGAGGACGGCCGCAAGGGCTCGATCTCGGCGCGCGTCGCCATCCGCGACTCGAAGACCTATCCGCCGAAGGCCGAGGCCGCGGCGGCGCGCATGATGGAGCACGCGGCATGA
- a CDS encoding c-type cytochrome: MRKLVLGLFVLAAGVTSAQAQDAAKGEQIFKQCLVCHSIGPGAKNKVGPVLNGLFGRKSGTIEGFNYSEANKNSGITWNEDVFRVYIKDPKAKIPGTKMIFAGVKDEQQISDLIAFIKQFKADGSK; this comes from the coding sequence ATGCGGAAATTGGTGTTGGGACTGTTCGTTCTGGCGGCGGGTGTCACGTCGGCGCAGGCGCAGGACGCTGCGAAGGGCGAGCAGATCTTCAAGCAGTGCCTGGTCTGCCACTCGATCGGCCCTGGCGCGAAGAACAAGGTCGGCCCTGTGCTGAACGGCCTGTTCGGCCGCAAGTCTGGCACGATCGAAGGCTTCAACTACTCGGAAGCCAACAAGAATTCCGGCATCACGTGGAACGAGGACGTCTTCCGCGTGTACATCAAGGACCCGAAGGCCAAGATCCCGGGGACCAAGATGATCTTCGCAGGCGTCAAGGACGAGCAGCAGATCTCGGACCTGATCGCCTTCATCAAGCAGTTCAAGGCTGACGGCTCCAAGTAA
- a CDS encoding isochorismatase family protein yields the protein MMTLEAGRSSLLLIDFQEKLMPAIDAAEASVREALRLAQSARLLDVPVLATEQTPDRLGPTIPALSEFAADTLAKSTFDACRGCDIEGALGARQQVVITGWESHVCVLQTAFGLMAAGRRVHVVADAVSSRTPANKAAALARLSAAGAVIVTAEMVIFEWLTDAKNPRFRDVLKLVK from the coding sequence ATGATGACTCTCGAAGCCGGCCGCTCCTCGCTGCTGCTGATCGATTTCCAGGAAAAGCTGATGCCCGCGATCGACGCGGCCGAGGCCAGCGTGCGCGAGGCGCTGCGCCTTGCGCAGAGCGCGCGCCTGCTCGACGTGCCGGTGCTGGCGACCGAGCAGACGCCGGACCGGCTGGGGCCGACCATTCCGGCGCTGTCGGAATTCGCAGCCGACACGCTGGCCAAGAGCACGTTCGATGCCTGCCGCGGCTGCGACATCGAGGGCGCGCTCGGCGCCCGCCAGCAGGTGGTGATCACCGGCTGGGAATCGCACGTGTGTGTGCTGCAGACGGCGTTCGGGCTCATGGCCGCCGGCCGGCGCGTCCATGTGGTGGCGGACGCGGTGTCCTCGCGCACGCCGGCCAACAAGGCCGCGGCGCTGGCGCGCCTGTCGGCGGCCGGCGCGGTCATCGTCACCGCCGAGATGGTGATCTTCGAATGGCTGACCGACGCCAAGAACCCGCGCTTCCGCGACGTGCTCAAGCTGGTGAAGTGA
- a CDS encoding AAA family ATPase, whose protein sequence is MADGSLDPAVAALLADPATYGLAPGTPVTRIDTHAAAVFLAGDRAFKVKRPVRYSYLDYGTLAAREAACRAELAVNAPFAADLYLGVVPVTRQASGALALGGAGEVVEWLVEMRRFDETTTLDHLAEAGELPEPMIDALAETVAAGHARMPAADASAWLQALARYAADDRETFRTAPDLFPPDEAARLDTATAAALHHNAGLILARGRLGLVRRCHGDLHLANVALVDGRPLPFDAIEFDPLIATGDVLYELAFLLMDLVARGRRRSACRLLNQYLLVAGRDGDLDALAALPLFLSLRAQIRAKVAVARRALTSGAAASAAAHDAMRYFRLAVAALAPPPPHLFVVSGLSGTGKTSVARAIAGRLLPLPGALVLRSDIERKRLHGVPATARLPADAYQPEVTAQVYRRLVEQARRALEAGHSVVIDAVFARPDERAALAALGVACGVAVRGVWLEAPLDVRQARVSDRRGDASDADASVAAFQEDLEIGPLDWPRVDAAGPLEGVVLRAMSALGGPW, encoded by the coding sequence ATGGCAGATGGCAGCCTCGACCCGGCAGTCGCCGCCCTGCTGGCCGATCCCGCGACCTACGGCCTTGCCCCCGGCACGCCGGTCACGCGCATCGACACCCACGCCGCCGCGGTGTTCCTGGCCGGAGACCGCGCCTTCAAGGTCAAGCGGCCGGTGCGCTACTCCTATCTCGACTACGGCACGCTGGCCGCGCGCGAGGCCGCCTGCCGGGCCGAGCTCGCGGTGAATGCGCCGTTCGCCGCCGATCTCTATCTCGGGGTGGTGCCGGTCACCCGGCAGGCGTCCGGCGCGCTTGCGCTCGGCGGCGCGGGCGAGGTGGTCGAGTGGCTGGTCGAGATGCGCCGCTTCGACGAGACCACGACGCTCGACCATCTGGCCGAGGCCGGCGAATTGCCGGAGCCGATGATCGACGCCCTGGCCGAGACGGTCGCCGCCGGCCACGCCCGCATGCCGGCGGCCGATGCGTCGGCCTGGCTTCAGGCGCTGGCGCGCTACGCCGCCGACGACCGCGAGACGTTCCGCACCGCGCCCGACCTGTTCCCGCCCGACGAGGCGGCGCGGCTCGACACCGCCACCGCCGCGGCGCTGCACCATAATGCAGGGCTCATCCTGGCACGCGGCCGGCTCGGGCTGGTGCGCCGCTGCCATGGCGACCTGCACCTCGCCAATGTCGCGCTGGTCGACGGCCGGCCGCTGCCGTTCGACGCCATCGAGTTCGATCCGCTGATCGCCACCGGCGACGTGCTCTATGAGCTTGCCTTCCTGCTGATGGATCTGGTGGCGCGCGGCCGCCGGCGCAGCGCCTGCCGGCTGCTCAACCAGTATCTGCTGGTGGCCGGCCGCGACGGCGATCTCGATGCGCTGGCGGCGCTGCCGCTGTTCCTGTCGCTGCGCGCGCAGATCCGCGCCAAGGTGGCGGTGGCGCGCCGGGCTCTGACCTCGGGTGCTGCGGCGAGCGCAGCGGCACACGACGCGATGCGCTATTTCCGCCTCGCGGTGGCAGCACTCGCCCCGCCGCCGCCGCATCTGTTCGTGGTCAGCGGCCTGTCGGGCACCGGGAAAACGAGCGTGGCGCGGGCCATCGCCGGGCGGCTGCTGCCGCTGCCGGGCGCGCTGGTCCTGCGGTCGGACATCGAGCGAAAGCGGCTTCACGGCGTGCCCGCGACCGCGCGCCTGCCGGCGGACGCCTATCAGCCGGAGGTGACGGCGCAGGTCTACCGGCGGCTTGTCGAGCAGGCGCGGCGGGCGCTCGAAGCCGGCCATTCGGTGGTGATCGATGCGGTGTTCGCCCGCCCGGACGAGCGGGCGGCGCTCGCGGCGCTCGGGGTGGCGTGCGGCGTCGCGGTGCGCGGCGTGTGGCTGGAGGCGCCGCTCGACGTGCGGCAGGCGCGGGTGTCCGACCGGCGCGGCGATGCGTCGGATGCCGATGCGTCGGTGGCCGCGTTTCAGGAGGATCTGGAGATCGGGCCGCTCGATTGGCCGCGGGTCGATGCCGCGGGGCCGCTGGAGGGCGTGGTGCTGCGCGCGATGTCGGCGCTCGGCGGCCCCTGGTAG
- a CDS encoding ABC transporter ATP-binding protein has protein sequence MRAPSTDQIVAGDTLLAVERVSLRFGGVRALTDVSFDIRKGEIRAIIGPNGAGKTSMLNCINGFYHPTEGRITFKGVTRPKMRPYEAARGGIARTFQNVALFKGMTTLDNIMTGRALKMRRGFFWQLLRHGPAMNEEVEHRKAVEEIIDFLQIQHIRKTPVGKLPYGLQKRVELGRALAMEPELLLLDEPMAGMNLEEKEDMSRFILDVNNQFGTTIALIEHDIGVVMDLSDRVVVLEYGRKIADGTPAEVKTDQAVIDAYLGVAH, from the coding sequence ATGAGGGCGCCGTCGACCGATCAGATCGTCGCCGGCGACACGCTGCTGGCGGTCGAGCGGGTGTCGCTCCGCTTCGGCGGCGTGCGCGCGCTGACCGATGTGAGCTTCGACATCCGCAAGGGCGAGATCCGCGCGATCATCGGCCCCAATGGCGCGGGCAAGACGTCGATGCTCAACTGCATCAACGGCTTCTATCACCCGACCGAGGGCCGCATCACCTTCAAGGGCGTGACGCGGCCGAAGATGCGGCCCTACGAGGCGGCCCGCGGCGGCATCGCCCGCACCTTCCAGAACGTGGCGCTGTTCAAGGGCATGACCACGCTCGACAACATCATGACCGGGCGGGCGCTGAAGATGCGGCGCGGCTTCTTCTGGCAGTTGCTGCGCCATGGCCCGGCGATGAACGAGGAGGTCGAGCACCGCAAGGCGGTCGAGGAGATCATCGACTTCCTGCAGATCCAGCACATCCGAAAGACGCCCGTCGGCAAGCTGCCCTACGGCCTGCAGAAGCGCGTCGAGCTTGGCCGCGCCTTGGCGATGGAGCCGGAGCTTCTGCTGCTCGACGAGCCGATGGCCGGCATGAATCTGGAGGAGAAGGAGGACATGAGCCGCTTCATCCTCGACGTCAACAACCAGTTCGGCACCACCATCGCTCTGATCGAGCACGATATCGGCGTGGTGATGGATCTGTCCGACCGGGTGGTCGTGCTCGAATACGGCCGCAAGATCGCCGACGGCACGCCGGCCGAGGTGAAGACCGATCAGGCGGTGATCGACGCCTATCTCGGCGTGGCGCATTGA
- a CDS encoding type III PLP-dependent enzyme, giving the protein MTDRIREFLAARRPEGPCLVLDLDVVRDNYTAFARALPDTRVFYAVKANPAPEVLKLLAELGSCFDTASVGEIEAVLAAGASADRISYGNTIKKERDIARAYELGVRLFAVDCEPEVEKIARVAPGSKVFCRILCDGAGAEWPLSKKFGCAPAMAPRVLELAHRLGLHAYGVSFHVGSQQNNVDAWDQALGSAASIFREMAERGIALSMVNMGGGFPTKYLKRVPKVQSYGNAIFRALSKHFGNRLPETIIEPGRGMVGNAGVIKAEVVLISQKSDDDPTRWVYLDIGKFHGLAETMDEAIRYPIKTPRDRDAKTPCVIAGPTCDSVDVLYEKAPYELPISLAIGDEVLIEATGAYTTMYSTVGFNGFAPLASYVI; this is encoded by the coding sequence ATGACCGACCGCATCCGCGAGTTTCTTGCCGCCCGACGTCCCGAAGGTCCGTGCCTCGTGCTCGACCTCGACGTGGTGCGCGACAACTACACCGCCTTCGCCCGCGCGCTGCCCGACACCCGCGTCTTCTACGCGGTGAAGGCCAATCCGGCGCCGGAAGTGCTGAAGCTGCTCGCCGAGCTCGGCTCGTGCTTCGACACCGCCTCGGTGGGCGAGATCGAGGCCGTGCTGGCGGCCGGCGCCTCGGCCGACCGCATCTCGTATGGCAACACCATCAAGAAGGAGCGCGACATCGCGCGCGCCTATGAGCTTGGCGTGCGGCTGTTCGCGGTCGATTGCGAGCCCGAGGTCGAGAAGATCGCCCGCGTTGCGCCGGGCTCGAAGGTGTTCTGCCGCATCCTGTGCGACGGCGCCGGCGCCGAATGGCCGCTGTCGAAGAAGTTCGGCTGCGCGCCGGCGATGGCGCCGCGCGTGCTGGAGCTGGCGCACCGGCTGGGCCTGCACGCCTATGGCGTGTCGTTCCATGTCGGCTCGCAGCAGAACAATGTCGACGCGTGGGACCAGGCGCTGGGCTCGGCCGCTTCGATCTTCCGCGAGATGGCCGAGCGCGGCATCGCGCTGTCGATGGTCAATATGGGCGGCGGCTTCCCGACCAAGTATCTCAAGCGCGTGCCGAAGGTGCAGTCCTATGGCAACGCCATCTTCCGGGCGCTGTCGAAGCACTTCGGCAACCGCCTGCCCGAGACCATCATCGAGCCGGGCCGCGGCATGGTCGGCAATGCCGGCGTGATCAAGGCCGAGGTGGTGCTGATCTCGCAGAAGTCGGACGACGATCCGACCCGCTGGGTCTATCTCGACATCGGCAAGTTCCACGGCCTCGCCGAGACCATGGACGAGGCGATCCGCTACCCGATCAAGACGCCGCGCGACCGCGACGCCAAGACGCCGTGCGTAATCGCCGGGCCGACCTGCGATTCGGTCGACGTGCTGTACGAGAAGGCGCCCTACGAGCTGCCGATCTCGCTCGCCATCGGCGACGAGGTGCTGATCGAGGCGACCGGCGCGTACACCACCATGTATTCGACGGTGGGCTTCAACGGCTTCGCGCCGCTGGCCTCGTACGTGATCTGA
- a CDS encoding Hsp20/alpha crystallin family protein: protein MTRSMLPSLFGRGDEPIGSLFREVERVFDDFTRRAPFAGVVSGGANGMLLPRIDVAETADALDITAELPGVSEKDVEVSVARGILTIRGEKKVERDEKGKDWQVIERSHGSFQRSVQLGFDPDPAKVEAKFDKGVLTVHLPKPPEDVRAPRKIEIKSAA, encoded by the coding sequence ATGACTCGTTCCATGCTGCCTTCGCTGTTCGGCCGCGGCGACGAGCCGATCGGGTCGCTATTCCGCGAAGTCGAACGCGTCTTCGATGATTTCACCCGGCGCGCTCCGTTTGCCGGGGTGGTCTCCGGCGGAGCGAACGGGATGCTGCTGCCGCGCATCGACGTCGCCGAGACCGCCGACGCGCTCGACATCACCGCCGAACTGCCGGGCGTCTCGGAGAAGGACGTCGAGGTGAGCGTCGCGCGCGGCATTCTCACCATCCGTGGCGAGAAGAAGGTCGAGCGCGACGAGAAGGGCAAGGACTGGCAGGTGATCGAGCGCAGCCACGGCAGCTTCCAGCGGTCGGTGCAGCTCGGCTTCGATCCCGATCCGGCCAAGGTCGAGGCCAAGTTCGACAAGGGCGTGCTCACCGTCCACCTGCCGAAGCCGCCCGAGGACGTACGCGCGCCCAGGAAGATCGAGATCAAGTCCGCGGCGTGA
- a CDS encoding GNAT family N-acetyltransferase — MNQFVANRLVAAQPVATGAAGFVIDSERPADEKARERLLDRAMGPERRRKTCERLRAGRLPADGLALVARDALGRIIGTVRLWHVQAAGVQALMLGPLAVDPWWQGHGVGGALMREALARASARGHGAVILVGDAPYYARFGFSPRLTAALDLPGPVDRARFLALELKPGALDGARGCLRASGAKAAFARVSRRPALTMPARRAS, encoded by the coding sequence ATGAACCAGTTTGTCGCCAACCGGCTTGTCGCCGCCCAGCCTGTCGCCACCGGCGCCGCCGGCTTCGTCATCGACAGCGAGCGCCCTGCCGACGAAAAGGCGCGCGAGCGCCTGCTCGACCGCGCCATGGGACCGGAGCGCCGCCGGAAGACCTGCGAGCGGCTGCGCGCCGGCCGGCTGCCGGCGGACGGGCTGGCGCTGGTGGCGCGCGATGCGCTCGGCCGGATCATCGGCACGGTGCGGCTGTGGCATGTGCAGGCTGCTGGAGTACAGGCGCTGATGCTGGGGCCGCTGGCGGTCGATCCGTGGTGGCAGGGCCATGGCGTCGGCGGAGCCCTGATGCGCGAGGCGCTGGCGCGCGCCAGCGCCCGCGGCCATGGCGCGGTGATCCTGGTGGGCGACGCGCCCTATTATGCGCGCTTCGGCTTCTCGCCTCGGCTCACCGCGGCGCTCGATCTGCCGGGGCCGGTGGACCGCGCCCGCTTCCTCGCCCTGGAACTGAAGCCCGGCGCGCTCGACGGCGCGCGAGGCTGCCTCCGGGCCAGCGGCGCCAAGGCCGCGTTTGCCCGCGTTTCGCGCCGGCCCGCGTTGACGATGCCGGCGCGGCGTGCCTCATAG